A window of Malania oleifera isolate guangnan ecotype guangnan chromosome 2, ASM2987363v1, whole genome shotgun sequence genomic DNA:
GAAATGAATACAAATGATCAAGAAATAACAGCTTCAAGTCTTCTCTTAATTCTTCACACCTAATGGCTTAACCTATTGACTTACAACTTTAAACACAAAGTGGTTAGTGCAAaatattttgttatcatcaaaaccgaGACAATGAAACGTTGTGGCTAATAAGGCAGTCTATTTTAGATAACTCACTTTTCCCCAGCATGGAAAAGATTTTGAAATAGTTTCACAAATTTATAGCAGGGTGCCAGTTTGAGGAAAGTGAGTTGTCCAATGGATTGATGGATTACAACATGGGATCTGGATAAAGCACAACGATAGTCAACATTTTTTTACTCCATTTGATCAAGCTGTGACCTGCAGCTTATGTGGAGGATGTGAAAAAATGAAGTTGCTTGCCTGAAGAATGACCAGAAGAATGGGCACTCTGTGTTGGCCTAATAAACACTAGTGGGAGTTTTATGAGCGTGGCAAGAAGGGTCATTGTTACCATTGATGCCCCCAAAAGAAGCATTTGAATGTGGTGGAAGAGATGCTTGAACAGAAAGAAACTATGTATACAACCACTGAAGCCAGCTTAGTGATGAGGTGGTGTTAACAGTGAACAGTCACCTGCAGTATGAGTTTTGTTAGGGTTTGAGGGAGGCCAGCACAGAGCTCTCATAAGCTAAATGAGCTCTTAGTGTTGTTGCCTGCAATGGAGCTTAGCAGCCAGTGCACACTTTTTTGGATGCTGCCACACTGgagtcaaaataattttgatcCCTTGTCATTGTAAGGTGGGTTTGCAACTCTTTAGGACCCACACAATGCAGGCATTTGGTTAACGGACATGGTTTAGGATGGTGTTTCTTCATATGTGGATGTAGCTTTAGTGTTGAGTGGAGTTACTTTCCAGCTCCATTGTTATCTTTGTGACTTCCATTCATTTGACATGTTATTGTGAGAGCATGGCAGTTTCAGACTTTCAGTATCATGTGATTTAAAATGGGCAGGGAAATGCTATGAGCGTCAATGTGGATTCATTCTTCTACGAACTGCATTCCCAGCTTTTCCCCAAATATCCAGATCCATTTGGAGTACGGGCCACAATGTTTCTATGCACCAAGTCCTTCCAGCAGTCAATGCTCAAGGATGAAAACTTTTCTATGGTGGGAAAAATGGGGGCAGCAATGGCCTAACATGGAGAGGGACTCTAGCatagaaattgtattcattattcaTGAAATTTAGGagattttgattgattttattttcagttatttattttaggaaagtatatttattttaattatgaaaAGTAGATTTTAGGACCCTATATATACAGATGTAATCATTCATATTGAAGGTTGGCATTGGAAGAAACTGAATATTTGAGGGGTGAATTTCTTGTGGTGCGTCCTGCAGCAAGATCTCATTCCAAAATGCAGCCTTGCTGGTTGTGAAAATTTCATGTGTGCTTTGTTGGGGCCATTTTCTAGTTGTATTAGAACTGTTTATTTGCTGAAGCTGAAGTGAAAATGCATGATAATAGTGAGTAATCATTTATTACAACATATGAAGCTGTTTTTCGCTTTGTAGATTCCTGGCGCTATCCTCCGGTATTATATATGGTTACTATGCAATGATTCTAAAGATTGATGAAGAAGAATTTGGCGGTCATGGAGCCCTACTTCAAGAGGGACTTTTTGCTTCTATAACACTCTTTTTGGTAATTTGGAcactttcatttttctttccagTCTAGGAATCCCAGTGTTACAGGAGTTAAACAATGGGGGTCTTGGCTGTTTCACTGGCTTGCTtacccttttcttttttgttgtCCAGCTTGCATGGATTCTAGTATACAGTTTGGTGCACTTCTGACGATCGACCATCCTGGCTTaccacatctctctctctctctctctctctctctctctctctctctctctctctctctctctctctctctctctctgcataaGTTCAATCAGGCTCAGTTGCGTGATGCATCAATTGCTTATGCACTTGAAACAATTTTCTTTATCGTGCAAACGTGCAGATATTGCAGAGCATGGACATTCTAGGTTTAAATTAATGGCAGATAGatgattcattttcttcattatCCTCCTGGACAATGTTACACAATAGGGTCTGGTCTGGGATTACCCCCCATGTTAAAAATTATGCTTCATATCTGTAATgattcatgcatcccataaatcATAATTTCAGAAACTAATAAGCCCATTCAGGAAAGATAGTGTAGACACTTCTTGGCAACTGTTTTTGTAGCTTGTAATGATTGTTACGTCCTTAATCTGTAGTCATGGTGTGGCCTGTCGATGCTGCAAAAGCAGCTGAGAGTTGAAGTTTTGGCTTCTAACAtatttttttccccatttttgTATGACATTCAGTTTTTCAAATTCATTGCATTAACATTGTTGTATGTTGAAAAAATATCTTGTGGATTAGGATGCCTAGGCAGCAGctagtttttttaatttatttatttattgatgataGTGTCAAAAAGTGAACCCATACTTAAAAATTATTGGAGGTTACATCACTTGTGTTTTCTAGATGAATAGCAAAATTCTATGTTTATATATGCATGATATGTTGGCAGGTTTCCTCAAAAAATGCAGGGAAGAACTCATGAGTTCTGCTGGTTGCTGAATTTTTGTGGATTAATTACCCCCAATGATTTTATTTGCAAGTATTATATTTAGTACAGTTGTAGTTATTGTATTTAACATGGTGGGGTTTGGAAGTAAAATTTTAGGTCATCTTTTGGAATttagaagaaaaggaaaatcTGAACAGTAAACTTATTCATGTTTGATCATCAAGAAAGTGAAAAAGGAAATCAAATATATAATAAACTCATAATTAAGTTAATGTTACCAATATTTACTTGTCTTTTTTTCCTAAGAAAAATTTGGGAACCAAACCAGAAGCTGAGCAGGTTTTATGCAAAGATGACTTACATATTAAAAGAGCCAAGCAAACTGCTAAAATGCCTTCAGAGCTGAATGCATGCCTTGATGGAGCGACCTTTTGTCACAATTAATTGCAAGCTATGACAATCTACAGAATGCTCCTAAAGGAAtcattagggtttaggtttgtaCAGTGTAGGATAAAAGATACTTACCTTTTTTCAGGTTTGGTAAAAAAGaagtagaaattttaaaattttcattgattttatttttaggttttaaAAGTGTCAtaaattgtttttgaaatttatcaaaaaaatgtCTCTTAAAAGATTTGTGTTTTTGGTGAAATAAACGTGTCTTCTTAGAAATCTCATGGGAAGGTCTACCTAAGAATTAAGGTcgttatatttttatcaaatctcaaggGTTGTaagtgtcaatatatatatatataactaacaCCCTATTTTATCTTATGGTGAGCACAAAGACGAGAACTAAATAATAGGTTTGCTCAATACATCAAAAGTACAATAAACCATGCGGTAAACTATACACTTAATTAAAATACAACCTCTGCTTTTGCAATAATCTCAATTATTTTTGTCACAAGAAGGAATTGCAATGATCTCAATTAAACTTGGAACCGTCAAAATCCCTACTTTCAGTATATGAAAGACAAAATCCAATGTAAGatatattcaaaaaaataaaacttcCAAACACTATATAAGTTGATCTCAATTAAACTTGGAACCTTAAGAATTCCTACTCTCAGTGTTTGAAAGACAAAATCCAATGTAAGATATATTCAAAAGAATAAAACTTCCAAACACTATATAAGTTGATCTCAATTAAACTTGGAACCTTCAAAATTCCTACTCTCAGTGTTTGAAAGACAAAATCCAATGTAAGatatattcaaaaaaaataaactttagATTCAAAAAAGCATGACCTAACCCGAAGTTCCAATAAAATTGTCCATCGATTAAAACTAAAAAGAGgcagaaagaagaaagaaataaagaaaaatcacTAGTTAATTAACAGGGACTAGTAGAGAAGATGATGTTAGGGGCGTCTACGTGAACGTTGGTGGCAGAATTAATGGTGGAACGTCTGATGGCAGTAAGTAGGGTGCAGCCGACGGCGGCGGCGCAGTAGAGGGAAGAGAAGGCGGCAACGAGGCAAACGCCGACGAGGGCAGCAATCGCCGGCAGCATTGATTTCAGTTTGGGGTTGTTTGGATGAACCATCTGGTTGAGCAAGTAGGCGGCCGCCCACAGTGCCGCCATCACCCCTCCGCATGCAAACACCAGCGCCACCATTCCAATCACTCCATGCATGCGTGCTTGCCTCCTCCTCATCGCCTGCTCTTCCTTCATCTTCTAATGAATTATCACAGAGAgacaaagaaaagaaataaagaagggGTAGAGGTGCAGAGGGGAAAGTAGACTTAAATAGGACATATACGTATATGTAACATCATGAAGGGCATCTTGGTTTTGAGACTAGTCGGCACATCCATGAATCTGATCAACTGTTTCCATTTTGAATCCATCTTAGGATTTTCACGCATCAACAATTGCTTAAATAACACTATCTACAAGTAAATTAAGCTAATttgtatatgtattatatatatacacaaaaaaagaaattcatttaTTGAGGTGTCGTTTGGTttatgagttttttaaaaaaaatagttttgagTAAcatcttatttttatatttattttagatttaaaaaatataataatgtgaCGTGACTTTACTTTTTCTAGGAACAGAGAATCTCATACTATCTCTCATGATTAATTAGTTACATAGGAACCTAGCCCCACTATTTACAACATCTCCCAATGGGGAACAAAATAGTAATATCACTACATGTTGTTAATGTTAATtatcataaattataataataaaaattaattaaagtaattattatgttattatagtATAACGTAGTCATTGAAGTTTTAAGACCGCATGCATTGTACCATGGTTGACATCTTTAGGACgtagatttaatttttaaatatttttaatgggTTTTTGtactaacaatatatatatatatatatatatatatatatatatatatatgtttattattCATATAGTGTCCACACACAAATCAAGGATATACGAGtaattaatcttcttaaaatattTGTTACAATTTCCAAGTCAAATCAAATGTTGACATGATTCATGTTTTATGGTTTGGAATGTTGAGCAACTAAAAATACGTATAATGAGTAAAAATTACCCTCAGGGTCtggttcaggtggtagtacgGACTACGCGAGTGCCTCTtacgagatcaggtgttcaaactcTCTTGGGCTTATTTCCTTCCCTGGACTTCCGAATTTACCATCCCTTtgaagttgtggggtcaacttcaagaggcgcaagattagtcacgtggatcgtaaaacaaacacgtggatacccggtgcgtaatccaaaaaaaaaaagagtaaaaattgTTGAAAAGTGAATGTTAAAagtggatgagtagtataacattaaaatataaagtaaaaaaCAAATATATACGTTATAATTTAAACATAGCACTAGTTGAAAATAAGATAAAGGAGATGCAGCTTAGATAgtttaagcatttaaaactcaaaaGTCTAATAGAGCATTTGTAAGGAAAAgtaacttattattatttttggcatgaaaagAGATAAAgatagatctaaaataacttaaaatgagatagtaggaaaaaaaattaatagtcGTTAATCTAATAGAGAAAAGCACTCTCAATAAAGTGAATTGGCGTAAAAGGATTTGTGCAGTCAACCTCACCTAATGGGACTCAAGGCTTGTCGTTGTTGTGAGTCAAATGTTGATACGGGTATTATGTGTATATTCATCAAATCTCATAATGCAAACCCAAGAAAAAATATTTCTATGAGATAGGTATTCCATTTTCAGTTTAGATATGACGATTTCTATACTTCGAATCAAACAGCACTTGCATGACAAGTGTAAAGTGGATGAAGTACTAATTAAAGTGAAAGCATGATTTAATGCTCAATCTCTTAATTCAGACCCAAATTTATTCATGAGTTTGAACCTCCCAAACAAAATATGAAAAACTTTAAAAAACAGCAGTCCATGCCACAGAAACCGGTCCTCAAAAACCATTACTCTGCATTTTGTTTGATGATGCAGCAATTTTTCTTCCTTTACATGCcttctttttaattttacatGTGGAGAAAAAAGCATGACACAATGTTTCAAATCTCACTTTCAAACCTTTAATGGACAAATGCAAAATCCCAGTTTTCAAGGTGGTCATTCTACTCCGCTCAATAATGATCAGCACAATTAATTTCAATTGGCTTTGCTGCCACACACTTGCGCTTTCCCTTCGGTGCATTTGAATTGACACCTGAAGATGGATTTATCGAGTTTTGTTTTGGAAGCTTGTACGGTCTCTGCTTGTTAGAGATTTGTCACAAGTAATCAACCATGATTAGGACAAAGTTGGAGTCAGCTTTGAAACAGAAACTAGCTCTGGAAGATGCATGCCAGGTTGCCTGCCTTTTTGGTGTATGACTGGATTTCCTACAGGTCCTCATTCTAGTTTTCTGACGTTAAAACTGGAGTCACCAATAATCCCCACAAGAACAAGAACCCTCCTTGAAATGGTGGAACCTATTTCGATCCCTGACTACTATATCTCTTTCATAGATCTTCGAAATTAGCTTCATAGCCCCATGGCAATCAGCACAAATTCGCAAGTTCTTCACTATCCGAATCACAGTGCCCTTATCGGTGGCAATAAGTCCAAAGGCAACGGCCATTTTCTCACTGTGAAAATATAATgccttctctttttcttcttcctccaaATCAAAAAACACTTCATTTGTGCTTGCAATATGGCCAGCCATCCTTAAATGCTTGGAGATTTCATCTATCATGGTGTGGATTTCTTTTATTCTAGGGTGAATCCTTTGCTGTACCCCAAACTCATGAATCTCCCCATTGATCTCTATGGAGCTACAACCCCATAACTTACCAATCCCTTTGTCCCTCATCAATTTCCTAACCTTAGCAACGTCATCCCACCTACCAGCATTAGCATAAATATTGGACATTATTGCCAGGTAACCCCCATCTTCATGATCAAGCTGGATCAATTTTTCGATTGCGCTTTCTGCAAGTTCTACATTGCCATGGATCTTACAAGCCCCAAGCAAAGCCCCCCAGACCCCAATATGTGGCACAAGAGGCATAGTTTGGATCAACTCGTAGGCTTCATTTAGCAAGCCTGCTCGACCAAGAAGATCAACCATGCAACCATAATGCTCTAGTTTGGGTGTTAAGCCTAGCTCATGGGGCATACTATCAAAACACTTCTGCCCTTCGTCTACCAATCCTGCATGAGTGCAAGCACACAAGACCCCAAGAATTGTAACATCATTGGGATCCACAGCTTCCTTTCTCATTCTATAGAAGAACTCTAATGCGCTTTTGCTCTGCCCATTCATGGAAAACCCCATAATCATTGCATTCCAAGCAACAACATCACGATCCAacattttattaaatatatattcaGCACTCTCCAAATCACCACATTTCGAATACATGTCCACCAAAGCAGTCCCGACCACTATGTTCCACTCAAGTTTATTTCTATCAATGTATGAATGAAGCCATCTTCCAATATCTAACCCTCCCACTTGGGAACAAGCAGAAAGAATAGTCACTAGTGTCACCTCATTAGGATTGACATTCTCCATTTGCATCTGTTGAAAGTATGCAACAGCTTCGTTAATCCGTCTATTATGCACGAGCCCTCCAATTACTGAGTTCCAAGACACCAAATCTCTTAGAGGCATATCACGAAAGAAACGAAGCAAAACATCGACTTCACCATGTTTTGCGTAGCCACTTAATAATGTATTGTACATCAATAAATCCTTACTGGGTGCTTGATCAAATAACATCTTAGCAAGCTCAATGTTCCCAACTTTCACATAACCCCCAATTATTGTATTCCAAGCCACAAGATCCTTAAGGGGCATTTCTTCGAACAACCTACGAGCAGTTTCCATATCACCAAACTGATTCACATACAAACCTAATACAATGGTCCACGCCACTGTATCCTTCACGGACATTCCATCAAACACCTGCAGGGCAGCCTTCATATCCTCGAAAGCACCATAAAAATCAATCAAGCTGGTGCCTACAAAAACATCGAACTCTAGACCAACCTTAAACGACTGACCATGAACGCACATTCCTTTATAAATCTCCTTTGTATCAGCACAAGCCCTCACCACAAAAGGGAATGTGAAGCAATCGGGCCGAACATCCCGCAACCTCATCCGATCAAAAAAGAGAAGAGCCTTTCTGGGTTCGTGATTTTGCTGGAAACCCCGAATCATGGTGTTCCAAACGAAGGAGTTTGGTTCGAGCATTTGGTCGAACAGGCAGGCTGCGTAATCCATGAACCCCAGTGCTGAACAATGGGCGACGAAGTTGCCAACAGCAAAGCTGCTCTGGTGAAGACCGGCGCGAAGAAGACACGCGAGGAGAGCCTTCAGATGGTACAGGGTTCTGATTGAATCTGGGGTCTTGAGCAGAGACAGAGCGCGATGCTTCTGGAGTCCTTCGAGATGAGCCATCGGCATCCATCATAAGCTCCTTGGTAACAAATTAACTAGGATATGGTTTTAGGGAGACTGGTCTTGATGCTTAGGCGAGAGAAGCCAACGGATTCACCTTCTTGGCGGCAGTACGCGCATACGAACTGGGCAGGCATGAGCTTTGAATCGCAAGGAAGACAGTTTTGCTCCCAAACCAACGGCTGAAGTGTAAACTGCAACTCAAACTACACTTGGTAGGCGTTCAGTCGACGGTATTAAAAATACTCCCATTAattaaagtttttcaaaattccatTTCTTAAAATTAGatgtaataaaaatatttttatttggttcACGTTTAGAATtcatttgcataaaaaattttacttgagaaaaaagaaaaataaagaaaaaactcATCctcttttatattttcttttttcaattaaatactattaaaaataaaaatttattttaatatgactaaaaattaagaaaaactaaatatcacattatttttttgttaaaaattttggtttatttttttttctctcatttttattgataatcaaatataataatatgggttccttgattttttttctttttttaatattttttcaattccAAAAAGAGCCTTAAAGATTCTAAAAACGTATAAAAAATTTCTACGTCAGTTTTAGTTCAATGTAGCAATCTTAACAAATATTCTAAGAAAATGACTATTATACTCTTGATATATGTATAATAAATATAAGTAGAATAAATTTATTTGTGGACACTAAAATTCATTAAGAATATGCACTTAAGTGAATTTATaccctaaaattttcaatgattataaatttaaaacatctAACATTCGGTTGACCAACAGCAATATAGTGTCTCAGTATTAATTAtatgctaatttttttataaaataataatataatgtttgttattaaatttaaaatttcaattaaaatattaattaacataaatatcaaTACTTTTAATAGAAACTTTGAATATTGTATAATTAAAaaactaattaatttttttattaaaattttaatatttataataaaaaatttaattatttcctaattaaaaattaattaaacttcaattacaattttatttaatatctttaattaacatcttatatatattttttctaattaaaatattaatatttatgctaatttaaaatttttacttttagctttttaataattctttatttatataataatacgattatattgtattatttttatagGGGCATTATTGTTCCAAAGTTCAAATAGTGAGAGCAATTTGATTCAAAAAGTAGGATTCCTTACACAAGAGGGGAGGTGGGAATAGGATGCCCATATTTTATGGAAATCATTTCATTCACACGGAAATGTGAACATGTTTATCACATTAGATTCATATGCTCAAAACAAAAGTGAGAAGAGatgtcttatttttaaaattgcaacAGTTAAAAGgggctactttttttttttagttgtgcAACATCTAtgcgaaaataaataaataaataagtggaAACAATAAAAGTTTTGCCATTAttcatttgggaaaataattttatttttcatttcagataattataaaaaatattatttatttctaaatttttagtTTCAAATCTTGGGAGTTTTGGGTTTTCATTTAAAGATAATATCTTGGTATTTAAGTCGAGAAGAATAGAATGGCAGACTCATTATTCCAATGGATTAGTTGAGTGTTCAAAGAATTTTGGACaccattatttaaaaaaaaaaactatatattttatgtgcctggataaattattatttaattttttttttcatgcaaataTATTGAAcactgttgcgggataaaaatggTTGGGACCTGCAACATTGCTCTTCGACTTCCGATGACCTAAAAAGGGTGAAAACAAAAtagacttggaggacccgggaTATATTCcgagggatcactccgatgcctaaatAAGGGAATATTTCAATGAGATTGAATGCAATAATAAAGTGGGTTAaaaatgacttaccttggcctctcgCCCAAGTCCCTATTTATAATGTCAAAAGTTGACCCAATGGTGTATGGCCATTTATTAGCGAGTTATGGCAcgggcgtgaatcgctctggtCATTATGGAGTTGACAACATTTGTCTGTGGCGCGAACATGGATTGCTCTGGCTTATATGAGATTGACCCCTTTAGGGCAGCTGTCCTTGAGCGATGGTGGCCTTGATTGTGGATGTGTTTTAATGCTGCAAATTGAATGTTTGACCCTAATATATTTAGGATATATCAAACACTCT
This region includes:
- the LOC131149594 gene encoding pentatricopeptide repeat-containing protein At1g08070, chloroplastic-like, translated to MPMAHLEGLQKHRALSLLKTPDSIRTLYHLKALLACLLRAGLHQSSFAVGNFVAHCSALGFMDYAACLFDQMLEPNSFVWNTMIRGFQQNHEPRKALLFFDRMRLRDVRPDCFTFPFVVRACADTKEIYKGMCVHGQSFKVGLEFDVFVGTSLIDFYGAFEDMKAALQVFDGMSVKDTVAWTIVLGLYVNQFGDMETARRLFEEMPLKDLVAWNTIIGGYVKVGNIELAKMLFDQAPSKDLLMYNTLLSGYAKHGEVDVLLRFFRDMPLRDLVSWNSVIGGLVHNRRINEAVAYFQQMQMENVNPNEVTLVTILSACSQVGGLDIGRWLHSYIDRNKLEWNIVVGTALVDMYSKCGDLESAEYIFNKMLDRDVVAWNAMIMGFSMNGQSKSALEFFYRMRKEAVDPNDVTILGVLCACTHAGLVDEGQKCFDSMPHELGLTPKLEHYGCMVDLLGRAGLLNEAYELIQTMPLVPHIGVWGALLGACKIHGNVELAESAIEKLIQLDHEDGGYLAIMSNIYANAGRWDDVAKVRKLMRDKGIGKLWGCSSIEINGEIHEFGVQQRIHPRIKEIHTMIDEISKHLRMAGHIASTNEVFFDLEEEEKEKALYFHSEKMAVAFGLIATDKGTVIRIVKNLRICADCHGAMKLISKIYERDIVVRDRNRFHHFKEGSCSCGDYW